The following proteins are encoded in a genomic region of Papaver somniferum cultivar HN1 unplaced genomic scaffold, ASM357369v1 unplaced-scaffold_10, whole genome shotgun sequence:
- the LOC113326873 gene encoding uncharacterized protein LOC113326873, producing the protein MLLQLYVDDIILTGRSSSLLSSLTTYLSKEFSMNDLGDLHYFLGVEATRNYSTNQILLSQKKYTMDLLTKADMVDCKPCSTPVLKGPRCSILDGELLEDPLFYRSLVGGLQYVTMTRPDIAFAVSYVSQFMHQPTTVHLQVVKRILRYLKGSLGSGITLGSSDLNSLTAYTDSDWASFPDTRRSTAGYCVFLGSSLLSWTSKKQPIVSRSSAEA; encoded by the coding sequence ATGCTTCTACaactttatgttgatgatatcatcttAACAGGTAGATCTTCATCTCTATTATCTTCTCTTACGACTTACCTTAGTAAAGAATTTTCCATGAATGACTTGGGGGATCTCCATTATTTTCTGGGCGTAGAAGCTACCAGGAATTATTCTACAAATCAAATTCTGTTATCACAGAAAAAGTACACAATGGACTTATTAACAAAGGCAGATATGGTGGATTGCAAGCCCTGCAGTACTCCAGTTTTAAAAGGTCCAAGATGTTCAATTTTAGATGGAGAATTGTTAGAGGATCCTCTCTTTTATAGAAGTTTGGTGGGAGGATTACAATATGTTACTATGACAAGACCTGACATAGCATTTGCTGTCAGTTATGTGTCCCAATTTATGCATCAACCTACAACAGTACATCTACAAGTTGTCAAGAGAATTCTTAGGTATTTGAAGGGTAGTCTTGGTTCAGGTATTACTTTGGGCTCCTCTGATCTTAATTCTCTTACTGCCTACACTGACTCTGACTGGGCTAGTTTCCCTGATACTAGAAGAAGCACTGCAGGATATTGTGTGTTTCTTggttcttctttattgtcttggACTTCAAAGAAACAACCAATTGTTTCTAGATCAAGTGCAGAGGCATAG